The sequence below is a genomic window from Sneathiella marina.
ACGGGATATCCATTTCGTAGGCCAATTTCAGAAAACCCGGCTCCGTCTTCCGCTCAACGGCTAAACCGTGGCGTTGAATTTCAACGTATAAGCGGTTATCGAAGATGTCCTGTAAGTTGCCAACATATTTCTCGGCATCTTCGATTTGATCGTTTGCCAGAAGCCGCCCAATTGGGCCTTCAGCACCGCCTGTAAGACAGATGACGCCTTCTGCATGCCTGGTTAATACTGAAATGTCGACTTGTGCTGTATCGCCCGCATCAGTTTTCAAAAAAGCATGAGACGTTAATTTCAGAAGATTATGATAACCCGTTTCGTTTTGCGCCAACAAAACAACCGGATCCGGTTCTGGTCTACGACCAGATCTATCTGCCGCATCCTTTCGGGTAAGAGCGATTTGGCATCCAAGAATGGGCTGAACACCCCCCGCTTGCATTGCCAGTGAAAACTCCAATGCCCCAAACATATTGTTGGTGTCCGTTATTGCAGCGGCGGGCATATTGTTCGTTTTGCACAGCTTAACAATATCTTTTACCGGCACAGCCCCTTCCGAGAGAGAATACGCGGAATGCAATCGCAAATGAACAAAATTGTGAGGAGCATTGGGTGCAGACCCAGTTTGAGGCACGGGCAAATTCTCCAGTAGTGATTTCAGCCGTCCCACTATTGCACACCCTTCACCAAAGGTCAGGGCCTCACATGCGCCTTACCTCAAAATCTTGTGGATAACTTCCTGCCATGGAATTTTGCATCGCCGTATTTCAGCTCGTAAAACTCGAAACGATTTCCGCCCAAAAAAACATCGTGCCTAGAGCACTACCAAATGCTGCCGTTTCAAATCCGCTTTTTATCATCTGGTATATGTTCATCACTCGCTCCTTTATGGTTGAGCTTATAATGTTCTTGTTTTGTTCTTTTGTCAATGAGCAGAATAATATTTTTTATTCGAGCAAGAAAACCTACTATTTTTATGAGCTTGAATTCTGTCTATGAGATCGAAGATTCGTCTTCAATAAGATGATGATCCCGAACATGGATAACTCTATCCATTCGCGCAGCCAGTTCAGTATTATGGGTTGCAACCAAGGCCCCGACATTTTGATCCCGTACCAAATCTAAGAATTGCTGAAATACTAACTCCGCTGTTTGCTCATCAAGATTTCCCGTTGGCTCATCAGCGAGCAGGAGCACAGGGTCGTTTGCTAACGCACGTGCAATAGCAACACGTTGTTGCTCTCCACCAGACAGCTTTGCGGGACGATGAGATAATCTGTCCTGTAACCCCATGCGGGTCAGCAGCTTCGTCCCTTTTTCCCGAGCGAGCGATTTAGGCACTCCGGCAATCAGGTTTGGCATCATGACATTTTCAAGGGCGGAAAACTCGGGCAGCAAATGATGAAACTGATATACGAACCCAATTTGATTGCGTCTCACTTCTGTACGTTTACTGTCATTGGAGTTGCTGCAATCAACACCAGTAATCCAGACAGATCCTGTCGTCGGCGGTTCTAACAGGCCGGCAATCTGAAGCAAGGTAGATTTTCCTGAGCCGGATTGGCCCAACAGTGCAACGATTTCTCCGGGTGCAATTTCCAATGCCACATGATCAAGCACCAGAAGGTCTTCATGCCCTTGTGAGAACACGCGCCCAACGTCAACAAGTTTCAAGACAGCATCACTCATAACGAAGCGCCTCTACTGGATCGAGACGAGCCGCCCGCCAAGAAGGATAAATTGTCGCGAGTAAAGAAAGCGCAAGCGCCATCAGCACAACAGTTGTCACTTCAGTGGGATCAATTTTAGCTGGTAAGTTGGAAA
It includes:
- a CDS encoding ABC transporter ATP-binding protein; the encoded protein is MSDAVLKLVDVGRVFSQGHEDLLVLDHVALEIAPGEIVALLGQSGSGKSTLLQIAGLLEPPTTGSVWITGVDCSNSNDSKRTEVRRNQIGFVYQFHHLLPEFSALENVMMPNLIAGVPKSLAREKGTKLLTRMGLQDRLSHRPAKLSGGEQQRVAIARALANDPVLLLADEPTGNLDEQTAELVFQQFLDLVRDQNVGALVATHNTELAARMDRVIHVRDHHLIEDESSIS